Within the Telopea speciosissima isolate NSW1024214 ecotype Mountain lineage chromosome 4, Tspe_v1, whole genome shotgun sequence genome, the region ACACACGTTCACATCTTTTTCTCCCATTATATTTACACAAATTTACTCATGCTATATTTTACTCAAATTTCCTTGCTTCAGCAAAAATACACTTTCATATCTTTTTCTCCCATTTAATTTCAAAAGTCCTAAATTACTCCCCTCTTTAGATAACCTAATACTTGAGTGAACCAAATAATCAAACAATGAAAAGAAGGGGAACTAATGACCTTGGGCTGAacttaggctccgtttggttgcaaggggaattaaagggaagggaaggaaaaattttcaaacctaaaaaagaaacttttgtaatcattaccccatgtgattgtataaactacttaaatttcttactatctctagtaaagatacattttacatgtaatatttattttatattttaaaccaaaggaaaatgtatgcaaagtaaagtaaaattcaataaccaaatatggaatgatttggagtttagatatattgtcacatggggtaatgatttaAAAAGttccttttttaagtatgaaaatttcacttcacttccctttaattccccttgcaaccaaactaCGCCTTAggcttttttttaaaaccagagCCCAAACTACGCCTACCCGACTTTTCTTGGgactgggcagggcattttcaACCCTTGGGTCGATAGGGTTGAAAATTGTTGGCCCAAGGCTGGGCTAGGTTGAAGCATGGTGTTTGGCCCAGCCCAATGACACTATATGCCCATGCATAAagattttaggatgttttcacTGAAAAGCCTATGGGCCGCCATTGGCACGTTCGAGCTCAAACCTCCCATCCATCTCTCTATAATAAATATATGGGATAATGTTCTTTGTTGGATCGTAGCGTATGCTAGTGTctccttgtgtctatctttTTCCTCTCCTGTGAATGACATATTTGCAcctattgtgggaggagagagatagatttaaGGGGCACTAGCATACGCTATGCTCCCGAACGAAGAACTAAATTCCTAAATATAGaatgggagagggataggtGCACCACTCGTGTGTTTTAAGCTAACGGGCGACACCAATGGGGGTTGCGGGACAAGACATCACACAGAAGAGGTAGGGTAGTAATTTCAAACGGAGAAGATAGAAATAGACACAACGGGTGCTAGGTTGCCATATACCGGCGGTATGCCCAGCCTTTTTCCATATATAGTAATGGCTAGGGCGCCAAGCTGAGCTGAGCATAGATGGGTTGGGCTTGTATTAGGATTTTTCAGCCCAAGGTTGGATTGATTCAGACTAGGACTAGAAACAATGACCTTTGGTTGGGCTTTGGTTTACAAAAACTTGAATCTCGATTTCCCCTTACAAGTTCAGTGGCCTATGTTTGCCAATGCGAGGGTAGATTGATGATTTTCAATAATTTTACCACTTAATAGCATAATTGGAAATTAAGTTTTGACTTGGGTGAGTCGTCCAAATTGATTGAAAAATAGTGAAATCTGGTCAACAGTCGTGAAGACTTgcctaagtataataaatgaccAAAGTCAATCCAAGTCCAAGTTCGTCCAATTTTCTtgtgattaattttttttttccacccaCACGTTCCAAATATGCGGGTGGCCTTGTGATAAGTGCACGgataatctaaaataaaataaggaaagagaagagaaaaaataagaagagaaagaaggagagagagaaaatagggaatGAGTTTGGCTTAATTAGGAGGAAGCCGATCCTCTTGACTTACGGAGGAAGTCATGCCTCTTTCTCAATAGAGAACTTTTAGGGATTCAATTCATATCCATTCACTTCATATGCTACCTATTAAATAGGCTTAAAAACAAGTAGTTATAAATCCTACAATTCCTCCACAAAACCACCCACACACAACACAACCCCCATTATCTTTTAACTCCCTCCCATTAATTATACATAAATAACTAATAATAACTAAAatcttaattattaaaaatatccTAATTGCTAAAATAAAGTCACGTAACATTCCATCCCTCTTTGAATCATCCTTGTCCTCAAGGACAATGAAATTGAGGAAGCGTCCGCCAGGATCCCATATTGTAATAGAAAAAATCCCAATGAATGATTAATGATTGGTTATCTCATGACACGTCGATCTCATTGAAGGGAATGTTATCACCTTGAAGGAAGCGGAGTATGAATTGCATTGCTTGAGattcttctgcttcttcactgTCTCCTTcttgatcatcatcatcttcttcttcactttctccttcttcatcatcctcgtcttcttcttcactttctccttCCTCAACTCCACCAAACTTTGTTAAACATGTTGATAAATATTAACCATCTCGTTGGAGATCGCCATCATGTCCAGAATGGATAAACGCATGATCTCAATGATCTCAATCTTCATACCCATGGCCGCAGGATCAATAGGCTCTGAGACCAAATGATAAGTGCATGgataatctaaaataaaataaggaaagagaagagaaaaaatagaaagagaaagaaggagagagagaaaatagagaatgaGTTTGGCTTAATTAGGAGGAAGCCGATTCTCTTGACTTTACGGAGGAAGTCATTCCTCTATCTCAATAAAGAACTTTTAGGGATTCAATTCATATCCATTCACTTCATATGCTACCTATTAAATAGGCTTAAAAACAAGTAGTTATAAATCCTACAATTCCTCCACAAAATCACCCACGCACAACACAACCCCCATTATCTTTTAACTCCCTCCTATTAATTATACATAAATAACTAATAATAACTAAAatcttaattattaaaaatatcctaattactaaaataaaggCACGTAACACCTTGACCAATGGGCAGGTGGGATGAGACGGGTAGGGTTATCCTTTTCTATcggagtctgtctctctcccacccTCTACCTTCCCCTTCTCACCCTCTACATTGGATCTACCCCATTGTACGTGGCTCAACCATTTGAGATTCATCGAGTTCTACAACACTAAGAGCCTTTTTTcttaataaagaaaagaaaattcttggGCATAATTGCAAGCCACCCTGCACCTAaagaaaagtattaattagagaagaataaaagaacaggGAACTTatcaccaaacccaaaaaaaaagaacagggAACAACACTCAACACTCCATCAGACTTATGGGGAACAGTATATTCTATGACTCTCACCCTTTGTACTACACCTGAAAAGTAATTTCATATTTTGTTAAGGCAACTGAGATTTCTTCTAGTGGTTTTATTCTATGACTCTCACCCTTTGTACTACACCTGAAAAGTAATTTCATATTTTTGTAAGGCAACTGAGATTTCTTCTAGTGGTTTTCTTCATCCTTGAAGGCACATTGAAGTTCTTATAATACTCAAAGTTTAAAGTATTAGTATCGGGTATTGAATTTAGGACATGTATCATATTGTATTAGAGATATGTATCGTACACGATAGATATATACAGAAATGATCAACATATatatgaaaatacacttttagatctaaaaacaatataaataagtaatatataaTAAGTATTATGCATAAACATTAAAATGTAGAACAACGTATTActaaacaagtgcattaaattgaaattgttatagaggatgagatttcttacatgtagtaatagtctattgccatgaagagtTTGATGCATAAATTAACTAACTTAGTTTATCtaaatctatcaaaaaaaaaaaattggattaaaaaccatgatttaaagacaaaaattaaaattttttcatAATAAAACCTACATTTTTCTGTgaaatctccttcaatctctgatCTCAACTTGTTGGATGAAGCAAAGGATAATGTACGTTGTAGCACTTCTTGATTCCTTTATGAGTAGGTTATAAGCCTCAACTCCAAAAGTCTGAAAACACTTGGTTACATGGAAGATTTCAGACTCTCGGTTGAGAGTTTCCCTACTTTTTTCCTCCAGAATGTGTGTTGTATCGAGTCGGTGACTTAAAATGACTTTTTTATGGTTTGTATTGACAGTATCGATggtatcaatatgtatcgagccgtattgatcgatacatatcgatacactttttttttttttttggtaaacgatacatatcgatacacaCCAATACATATTAAAGCATCCACGTACAGAACCCTTCACTGGATATATCGATAGTATCTTAATCATATCGGTCCGTACCGATCGATACATTTCAATATACTAACTGAGACCGTCCATTGTTTTTAAAAAGctgtatcaatatgtatcgtATCAATACCGATCAataccgatacatattgatCGATACAATACATACCGCGTCTCTACTACCACTTGTTAGGACTCAAGTAAATCTATAAAGAGATGATAAGATATAAGTTCTTATAAACCTTCAGATCGGACTATTCACATCCGATGTAAATTGTTTTCATGTGAAACCCCTTCTCAATATTTAACTCCACAAGATCAAGATGGCAAGGACAAATTAATCAATCATGAAAATCTGTAAATGGTTTGGTGTTATTCGCTGTTACTAATTTATTTAGACTCAATTAGAAACCATTGGCATCAAGGGAGTCACGGACCTGCGTTTTGTCTCCCACTCCAGTTGCCATGCATGCCCTATAGCACACATGGACCCATGCATAAATTCTTTCTTAGGCATGTAAGAAAAGAGTTAAATCtttatggaaatttttttttttgtctagaaGTGTGGcttacaccagcactcccatgattctctctctcttttctttattaaaagATTTCTCtgcttaagggtgtcaaaacctagcccaaacTGTTAAGATTGATCGAAACCAACCGAAAAAACCTGaatcgatccttattggattagttttgggttggggtatgaTGGGACTGGTTGAAAATCGAACCACACCGGATCGATTGATAACAAATcaaaaaccgaaccgaatgaaactgataaaaaaatcattaagtataaggttatgaatatttgaattgatttcaatattagtgagcaaatttatgatTGTAAGGGggattgttacaaatcaatgaatataagCTTATGAAAAtatggaaattgatttgtaacaatgcttctttcattgatctccttttttaagtgtggggctaagGAAATATTtaatgtagttgaaaagagaaagagaagaaaataggcacaaacgAACCCAATCCGTTTTAAAAAACCCGATAACGAATTGAATCCAAaccgttatcataaatcgaaactgACATGAAACCAAACTGCATCGAGACTAAAATCGAGCCAAAACCAACAAGCTAAGTCtttattggttcggtttcaaTTTCTCTAAAAGCtacattgaaataaaaaaaatggacctAAACCCAGATCAAatcgaccgattgacacccctacctctGTCCCTTGtttgagaagaagagagagacaaaCGAGAGCGTGGCGTCCCGAATAAAAAACTATATTCCCAATCTTTATATATTGTGCCTTTGGGAAGATAATTATAAATCTGTACCCTTCTTTCCTTCCATGTACAAAAAGTAAATTCCTTATGAAGTATAATTCTTTCACTAAAGCATTTCAAATCCACTCTTTGTAACAATGGGTTATGCGCTTATGTAGGGTGCAGTGTAAATGAATCTTTGGTTAACGTAAGATAACACTAACTTTAAaccagcctctctctctctctctctctctcatttaatAGTTTATTGTTTTATGAAATGAAGTACAATAAATTAACATAAACACTTCTAGAGCACCTTTGctattttccttttggaaaagaaatttctttaaggTTAAAGCTTTTCTTTGTCTCAAACTAATTCGTGACTATCCAAAAGAATCCCAAAAGGCTTTAAAAAGGCATAGTAGAGAGAACATTAAGATTCCAAAAATAGTATTGGAATCATTCGATCTCATTTTCTTATTGCTTGCCTTGTgttaaaaaataggaaaattgtTTCTACCACCCATGGTGCAGGAATAGTATCTACTTCGGCTCCTATTTCTGACCATCTCGGGGATCATATAATTTAatcattttgatcatttgataGAAGTGGAGTTACCTAGATAGGCCACATATCATATTTTTTATGTATTGCACATCTACTATATCTACTGTATCGCTAATCATGTATGaggtttttctctttgtttttttaatgatcTAATTCATAACAGAAGATATGGACACATTACTACAGCACACGTTCTCTCACAATTAAATGACATAGTCTTTATCTCTCTTTATCAATAATGGACAAAAATTGACTGCTGTCCGCGTTGCAGCTATGTTCCTACTGCCCCAATTGTAGGCACCGATTTAAAATCCAAAAGGGTATTATggaaaaaactaaaacctaagagggtatttgAGAACCCCAAAGGGAAAAGGGATTATTCCAAGTTTGTGCCTACAATTGGGGGGCAGTAGGAgccaaaaaaatttcatcaataATCATGTGGATCTCCTACTTATATGATGAGCCGACACCATCgaaatactctctctctctctctctctctccctcttggcTTGATGTGTAAGATATTAATATATTTTGTCGGCATATTAATCCCTCTCTATAagtaatagaagaagaagaggaaaaaaaaaaaaaaaagggaaaccaATGGTACAAGAAAGGAAAACTTCAATTATATTAAGCAAAAGATGTAAGCCATTATAGGCTGTATCAATTTGTTTtcatatatgtttttttaatctcaTAAGAGTACAATTACCTtagcaaacaaaaaacaaaacaaaaataaaacaaaaacaaaacaaaaacaaaaacaaaaagtgaaATGTAGAGTGGAGACCGCAGATGAGCTGTTAATAAAAAGAGCTCATGAGTTCATCCTTTATAAGAATTGAGTTGTTCTGATGAGAGGAGTATTACTAAAGCCAAATAGCACCTGCATCTTTGAGCATTGGTATCAATGAACCATTAAGATGGAGAGTCATGACATCATTGGTTGAACCCACTAGTTTACCTCCTATGAACACAGCAGGTACTGAAGGGTTAAACCCAAGCCTCATGAGTGCCCActccatttctctccccctAGAGTCTTCATCAAGCTCATGAATTGCTGGACTCACCCCAAGTTCATAAAACAATCTCTTGACAGCATGACACATGCTGCACGAGCTCTTGCTGAAGATCACCACTGCCCTCTGTGGTGCCAATTTTGTCACCCTATCCATCCTTTTTTGAAAATGCAGTTGCAGGGGTCAATAATGGTAGTGAAGAAAATATTGAGATCTAGAGAGCCAAAGCGCGCAATATGAGTGAAAAGGGTTTTGTTGTAAAGAAGACACTGAACACTTGGGCTGATCTAAAGAGGCAAAGCAATATAAGTAAGCGATTAAGGGTTTTGTTGGGAAGAAGATACATTGAGGCTTCGAGTTTGAGCCATATTTATACAAGCCAGTGAAGGATGGTGGATTGGATTGTTTaatcagaaaaattaaaaaggatAATGTCCTATAAAGATACAAAAGGTGGTTGGGTAGGTCATGGTTGGATTCCCATATAGTAACAGTACCCCTTAGGCTCTTATCATTTGGTGACTGTGACAATACTGTGACAAATCTCACTTGGGTCCTTATTGATCTTTAGTACTACAAATGGAATGACAAGTTGCAActatatacataaaaaaaaggTTATAGGGAAATAGGAACTCTTATCTCTTGGGGGGTGTCCGTACACTTATATTTACTGGAATGACAAAGATGCCTTTTTCTCTTACTTGAATGTGATTTCTGATCATGGTAGCATCTGTGCTGATGTGGAGAAAGTGGATTGGGGTTTATCCAGAAGAAGAGTAGGAACCAACTTTTTATCTTCCATAGCTATATATTCCTGTGAAATTCACTGAGAATAAAAgccaagaagaagatgaggtaaagagtatgataaaaaaaaaaaaaaacaaaaacaaaaaagaagtcaACAACTAAGAACATACAAGGTCAACAAGTGAACCGGACCGGGTGGTTTAATTTTCGGCCACAATTTGTATAGCCCTGATGGATTGtgttggtttatatatatatacattggATATACTTTGATCAGATCAATTCTGATTAGCTCAAGTGGGTTGTAACTTTACAGAAGAGGGTCAAGGTCCTCAAGGAGAAGTGTGCCAAAGGGTGTTCAGTCCGATTTCAGGCTGATAATGGGTGAAACCATAACCAGTCCGATAAGGGTATGTTCGGTTTTCTCTTGTTGGATTGTTATCGTTTAATATTGGGTTCAGTCcgattcaattttggtttaccATGTATATATTTAAAAcatatgaaaaacaaaaatataggattttgtgatttttggatttgattcGATCGGTCGGATGTGATCCGGTTTGTGAATGGTGTGATAATACCCCAAACATCGGTTCAGGGTTATTCGACTGGCTCAATTTagggtttgacacccttaggtgaAGGTTTAGTTTGGATTAGTTGAGGGCTGACCATTTCCAAAACTTAACTTATATTCCAGGTTAACTCTTTTCCTCTAGCCTGGTTTAGATTAGGGTCGGTATGATATGTTTTAATGAACCAAAAGATATTTTAGATAGGCTCCACGTACCTTTGTTTTCTGCCGATGAGAACCTTTTAGGGAAGATTTTGTAGGAATATCTAATAATTCACATGTGGGCTATTGTTAACTTGTCTGGCCCATACTCAGCCACAAAGGTCAAGTGGTCGGCCGATTCGAATAACTAACCAGTCATATGGTATaaacgccaaaaaaaaaaaaaaaaaaaagaaaaaaccgaAAAGGGTTGGTTTGTCCATGTCCATGTTAATGTTAGACATGATCAGAAATAAATCTTATACACAATCTTCCATGTAGAGGGCATGTCTCATGAATATTGGGGGAGGATTATGACTAGGGTGTCAATTTTCAGCCTAAACCGGTTGGACCGACCGAAATTGATAGGAAAAGTCGAACCAAATTtttatcggtttggttttggtttgatatCAATCATTATTTGTCACTTGGCAGTACATGGATTAATCTATTTTATAGAAGACCCcatattagggatgtaaacggatcgaatttggctcggatagtgctatatcggcatctgcatccaattagcttttagacggattcagatagtgctaaacggttACGAACAAGAATACGGATCAGATaatttatccgtttacatgtaaatatagcttttcggatagctattgcctatccgtatccgtatccatttagctttcagacggattcgaatagtgttaaacggatacggaaacgaattttgactattcatttacatccctaccccaTATACATTTCAATGATCAAATTTTAACCTAAATTAAGCAAGGAAAGTTGGTCAAACTTTGATTCAaggttttagtaaaattacagaaataccATCAGacgaatataaaatacaaaatggcatCCTCTATAATTTTAGTTTTTTCCtttattcattttaatttgaaattataATGGTTAGATGTGCCTAGTCCTCACTCACGAAGGTGTACACATGTAATGCCATTTGATCAATAGTGAAGCATtttacttcactaggcatagtgatatatagattttctctatttctaatttatatttatgaaaaattgaaaccaTATCACTAACAACCCAATAATGGACTGATAGAAACCCTTTTAAGTCAACCCAATAAAAGATCAAATCAAATCGGACCATAATTTACCAAAACCAATCTTTGTCTTAACGGTGTGATTTCAGTTTTGGCTTAATGCTAGATTGAGACCAAAATCGCTTTAGACCAACCTAATTGACCGATTGATACCCCTAATTATGACCCTCAATTCAATTCTCttccatgggtgaagagatttttTCTCCATAATGATATATAGCATGATCGAATTATAGAAAGAAAGCTACCTGGTTGCATGCGATGTGCGACCTTGTGTTTGGGTGTAGGGGTCCCATTTTGCATGCGACCGTGTAGCCAAGTGCTGGTTAGATGTCTATCGTCTGCTTCTATGGTGCCTCCCCATGAAATATCTTCCGTGGTTAAAGATATTCTCTTGTTGAATAATGATTTTGCTTATTCCAATTTCCATCATTTAATTAAGTCTGAAAATGTGATTGTCCATTCTATTTCTAAATAGGCTAGTAGCTTTCCTAGACAgggtttttggttttccttcttTTCGAATGACCTTTTGAAAATTGTTCAGTAGTTTCTGCCCTTTGCGGCTTTTATATATTccccccttccctctctctgaGGGGGGTTTTGGGGGCTTTTGTacctaaaaaacacaaaaaagtagcACACTTGGAGCAGTTTTTCATGCCCTTATCTGTATACAACCATTTCACAAAACCGCAACCAGAAATTACGATGATGTATCAGTAGCACAAGAAAACCGTATGTGCGAGTAACGATTTAATGCAGGAAGTGAAACCGTCGCACTGTGCTAAACGAGGGGCGAGGAAGTTAGACGTTAAGATCCCATTGTCATCGTTCAGTAAATTGAGGGCAGCATTCAGATCGCTCAAGGTCTAATTAAAGCTCAAGGTctaatcaaaccctaaattaaaGAACCCGCTCTGTCTTTCCCTCGGAATCTGTGTGGAGTAACGACGAAATGTTTCATCGACGCTTTCTTTCTTACTACTGAAACATGTTCTCGTCTGGGTTTCATCACAATCGTCTTCTCTTTGCATTGCAGAAGCgtttcatcttctccatcagTTTTCGGCGGTTCTTAGTTGGACAAAAACCAAAGATTTCTTGGTCTTCACAGGCCAAAAGACCACTCTCAAATCTCAAGTCACATCCCAATCCTTTACGTTCTTTAGTAAGCATTCATCCCTTAAGCACATTCATTTAATGTTTCTCAGCCATTTGTTACCTTaaaattttagttattttctttcctctttaatGGGTATATATGTTGGTTCAGTTGAACTTGCATTCTACTCCTAGGTGAATGCAGAAGTCATTTCCAAAACACTAGCAGAGTATCAATTTCCATTAGGATTTATCTATTTTTGAAGTTTGAGGCAAAGAGTACTCTAATATAGCATGATTAGGTGGAAGTCTTTATGAACCTATTGGAGTAAATTTCTCAATGATGATGAATGAAAATTATTGCTACTTGCTTGTTGGTTTGGTGCTAATACCTTCTTGTATACCCTTTGTTCCTATTTCAAGCAAACTGTCCTCAAATTATCCTTTTTAGTATATTGCTTATTTGGGTCTGTCCTAATCCGTGCATTCCAGGTCCCATAAAATCCTTAAGTTATATTTTCTTAATTCTTAAGTTATTTCGATATTCCTAAATCCTCAAGTTAAACCCATGGCCTAATTGAACCTATTCCAAATATTCTTGAATTCTAGTCCCTAAGTTCTTTAAAGCCTATAAGATCCTTCCCTTGAATTGTTCATCCTCAGTCATAGTCTGGAGGAGGTTTTGGATGAAGGATCAGGCTTTCATTTCCATGAAGCCTTGTTGAAGTTTG harbors:
- the LOC122659983 gene encoding monothiol glutaredoxin-S10-like, producing the protein MDRVTKLAPQRAVVIFSKSSCSMCHAVKRLFYELGVSPAIHELDEDSRGREMEWALMRLGFNPSVPAVFIGGKLVGSTNDVMTLHLNGSLIPMLKDAGAIWL